The Solanum pennellii chromosome 11, SPENNV200 sequence CTCCTccctctcctctctctccagtCGCCGGACCCCGTCTCTCGCCTCTCCACCAGCAGACCGACGAGAGCTCCGGCGAAGGCTGCTCCAACTAACGCCTCCCTCCTCcctttctctcttctctcgtCGCCTCTTCATTCTCTGGCGGGACTCGCCACCACGTGCTGGTGGCAGCCAACCCTCTCTCCCATCGCTCTTTCTTCTCCCTCCCTTCTCCTTCGAAGCCCCATCGTCCCCCTCTCTCCAGCCGTCTCTTTCTTTCCCCCTCTTCCCGCCTCCTCTGTTCCTCCTCATTCTCCCTCTTTCTCTCCTCTTCCCCTCTCTTCTCCTCCCGTCTCTCCTCTTCCCTTTCCTCTTCTCTTTGCAGGTAGCAGCAGCCAGCAACTCCAGAAAGCGAGGGAGGCGGCCAGCAGCAGCGAGGACAAGAACAATCAGACAACAGCTTTGCGAGAAACAACTCCGGCGAAGTTTCGAAGGTTTTAAGTTGTTACTACATTCGTTTAATTCGTACATGCttgttaataatatttatctactGTCTCATTATTCTTGCTATAAATGTTCAAATGATGTCAATTTGTTAATATTTAATACTAGCTTATGCTTTGGtatgtttaattgattattGTCTGATCAATTCGAATAACCTTGCAGTGGATTTGATCCTATTGAATTTTACTGTTCCTCTCATATAAAAATTCTAGCATGATTCTTGGCAGATATTGATTTCTTGTcatccttttaatttttttttttaatttcatgtgATTGTTGGATAGTTGCTAGCATATTATTGATTACGGTCTTTGATTTATTCATCCTTCATGTTTGGTGTTCTTCCcgtatatttatttgtttataattaATTGGTAGcaaatattctaaaattttaatttgacttttaaatattttaaatttttaatttggctcttctttaaaataaaaaaataataatataatattaattaatatcttCTTCCTTTAATATTTGgcttaattattcttacttgTTTGTTTATGACAACCTTATTATTTCCTTGTCATATTTAGTTGCTCATGTTTTGGTACAATAAATTAAATCTGATTTTAACCTTTtgttatttaaggaaaaataaatattactccatattaatttattcttacttgtttgTATTATGGtagtaaattattttaaaattttctgattttggcTCCTCTTTatttaaggagaaaataattttgctctattaatttattcttacttgtttatatttggtatTAACATATTTTCTGATTTGGATATcctttaaaataaggaaaattgcATTATGATTGATTccttgaaatatttatttcccTTATTTGTTTCCCCCTCCTCTACTATATAAAGAGACTCCTTTTATGAACTCAGACACTCATTCACTCTCAATCACAAATTCTCTCATCACTCTCCCttctctcattgctctcttgctactctAACAACACATTAATATTCCGGTAAATATTCAAGTGTTTTCCTTCGCTATTTTGCTACTTTGTTCGAGTAAAAGGTGAATCAATTTGTTTTGCTTAACCGGTTAGTATTCTTAACATTTATACTATCTTCACATTCACATATTTGTGTAAGCCATTGTCTGTTTTTTTTATGTAGAATTCGTCATTAAATAATTGCATATTGCCTCACCTTGCCTCACCTTGACTAATAAGtgtgattacttgtgtagttatttgattactttgacaggtttcaaacttgaagttcaagttgaagattaatTGAAGAaggatttatttgtttatttgaatgtatatatattttattttttgcctattttatttattcgaaTATTGTAACAATTGTAACTCTaaagatcatatatataaatttatttggggggTCGTCTAGGGGAGGGGGATTTATATGCTTACttgttcattaaattttttagaaatcatgcctataggtttGTCTTTAATCACCTAGAATTATTGTTGTAGGTGTTATAATCCAATCAATTGTTTGATGCTTCGTTAATaagtctaaaaaatataaactagattccgttaatttttttttaatgttaaaataaaaatcatattaatttaGTAGGCTGATTAGGTGTTTTAACAATGTTATAATTTTAGCATCATCTTGTCATGTAGAAACCATGTCTAAGGTTTAATTTGTtcataacatttaaatttacaaaattatgcatatatgtgTTACTTTTTTTGAATACCTAGAAATCATGTCTATAGGCTTGTAAATAAACTCTTAACATATCCATAAAAAATAGAACTTGTTTGTGTATATTTGTGCTCTCCccctaaaattagttaatattatttcatgAGTAATCCCATTCGTTTTCTTGAAGATTTCCGCATTCCTTGcaatatgttattttcttaaaataataatgaaattagAATCATGCATTTAGCAAATTACTTggcttttaaaatatttcatatcaaaaccttgcaacataattttctcaaaaagtcaTCATTCAATCTTTCTTTAAactttggattgattatgacattgtttatttaaaaaataattacaagcactatctcctaacctatcgttagtgggaaagtcaaaggaactaCGAGGTCTAGTTTCGATTTTTTAAAACCCGACGCATCCCCGgaagtaccacctacccatggatttcaaaataaaattatgtgcatttatatgtaaatgtttATGTGCCTACGTGTgaactaaatcttttaaatcattttttttaaaacataaactatttttagaccgacctcaaatcaaaattgtttctatggtggaggagcgcgatcaacaatatcgtggcatcattcctataaagaaacaaacattttttaataaaaatttatattcaaaacttGCTCAATTTTCAAAACCTTACTTTCTCAcatattaattgtttaatatttacaaaattttgtttataGCATAGTCTCACATGCTTAAATAaaacttgattgtttatttattgctatcacctagccttgcatgcttaaataaatgaaaaatagtaTTAATTGTTTCGTATTTGTTATCCCTTAGCAAGAAtaaataaactattaaatgaAGTGACTTAGTTTGGTAATGNCTTGCATgcttaaataaatgaaaaatagtaTTAATTGTTTCGTATTTGTTATCCCTTAGCAAGATTAAATAAACTATTAAATTAAGTGACTTTGTTTGCTAATTGTAAccccccacatagattgcatgagatacggccgggACACACacttgtggacctcgagggatgcctaacaccttcccctcgaggtaatttgaacccttaccctaattctctggctcgttgaccttagttagacttagttaggttagataggtgccttaacgcgccttaattcgttaggtggcgactcctcaaactcaaaatcccaaaagagttgttaggtcgtgcacaaaacccgttttctgcgaaaatggggcgcgacagaatggcgactccgctggggaatATTAGGTTCTTACCATTACGTGTTAATTGCTTATTTACGTGGGGTTTACttcatttttggtcattttattatttgttaggTGCTTACCATGTTTAGCTTATTTTGTTTCCTTATTTATTGTCTTCTCTCCATGTTCCACCCTTTCCCTTTTCCTTAATTGTTTATTATCATGTTTCACCTCTTCCCTTTCCCCTTATATGCTTACATGTTTAGTCTCGTATTCTCCTGCTTTATTTANaatcccaaaagagttgttaggtcgtgcacaaaacccgttttctgcgaaaatggggcgcgacataAGTTAAATAGAAAGAGTAAATCTCAATTTAAGAAGAGAGGAAAATGTAGTGTTAAAAAGATTGATATGGCCAAAATAGATTGTTATTCTTTCCACAAGATGGGTCATTTGAGGCAGAATTGACTGGAATAGAATAAGGTAACATCATGCATTGTAAATCATCATTTTTGCTTATGTCTATAGTACTACATTAATGATAGAGATGTTAATACTTCGTGGACTGTAGACTAAGGTGCCTTTGACAACATTGCTAAAGACAAATGATAATTTCTTTAGTTGTTGGTTGCCAATTGTAGTGTTTTTGGTGTCAAAAATGTGTTTTGATGTTGTGATTATGTTTTAGATAGCATGACGGCGTTTGGAGACCATTCCAAAGGGAAAAGCtttttgaaattatgattttagAGCGTGTGTGGTCTGCATTGAAGTAGGCTACACCTTTTCGATCTTTAAATTGAGCTCGAGAATGTAAATTCATTTTGGTTAGATAGAATTGGGATGGGTTGGTAATCGATTCATGTTTACTCATTAAAAATCATGTCTCACGCCTTATTTTTGGGATATTTTGAGAGTGctaacatgtttttcttgtTGTGTACTAA is a genomic window containing:
- the LOC107003856 gene encoding octapeptide-repeat protein T2-like, which codes for MYELNECSNNLKPSKLRRSCFSQSCCLIVLVLAAAGRLPRFLELLAAATCKEKRKGKRRDGRRREGKRRERGRMRRNRGGGKRGKERDGWREGDDGASKEKGGRRKSDGREGWLPPARGGESRQRMKRRREKREREEGGVSWSSLRRSSRRSAGGEARDGVRRLEREEREEDDWSEKGEREEVRREREKKSGGGGLERGGGRENELKF